One Ostrea edulis chromosome 2, xbOstEdul1.1, whole genome shotgun sequence genomic region harbors:
- the LOC125682331 gene encoding mechanosensory protein 2-like isoform X8 produces the protein MEDGQQTQYEADGDIGCCGYVLMGFSYILVALFFPFSLCLTIKVVQEYERAVIFRLGRVLPGGAKGPGLFFILPCIDDFKKVDMRTLTYDVPPQEILTKDSVTVAVDAVIFIRIFDATMATVNVSDAYQSTRLLASTTLRNVLGTRNMSELLTDREAIASNMQGLLDEATDPWGVKVERVEIKDVRLPIQLQRAMAAEAEASREARAKVVAAEGEQKASRALKEAADIMTESPAAIQLRYLQTLNSIAAEKNSTIIFPLPIDLIASFGTQKRDVTQF, from the exons ATGGAAGACG GTCAGCAAACACAATATGAGGCTGATGGAGACATCGGTTGTTGTGGCTATGTTTTAATGGGATTTTCCTACATATTGGTGGCACTGTTTTTCCCATTCTCTCTCTGTTTAACAATTAAG GTGGTGCAGGAATATGAGAGGGCAGTCATTTTTAGGCTTGGGCGAGTTTTGCCTGGTGGAGCCAAAGGCCCAG GCTTATTCTTCATCCTACCCTGTATTGATGACTTTAAGAAGGTGGACATGAGAACCCTTACATATGATGTTCCACCTCAAGAG atcCTTACCAAAGACTCAGTCACAGTTGCTGTTGATGCAGTTATTTTTATAAGGATTTTTGATGCTACCATGGCAACAGTAAATGTTTCGGATGCATACCAGTCTACACGTCTTCTAGCATCCACCACTCTTAGAAACGTCCTTGGAACCAGGAACATGTCAGAACTTTTGACAGATAGGGAAGCCATCGCTTCCAATATGCAG GGTCTCCTTGATGAAGCAACTGATCCCTGGGGTGTTAAAGTAGAGAGAGTTGAAAT TAAAGATGTCAGACTTCCTATCCAGTTACAGAGAGCTATGGCTGCAGAGGCAGAGGCATCAAGAGAAGCCAGGGCCAAG GTTGTCGCTGCTGAAGGAGAACAGAAGGCCTCACGGGCTCTAAAGGAAGCTGCCGACATCATGACTGAATCACCAGCTGCAATCCAGCTTAGATACCTACAGACTCTGAACTCAATTGCTGCAGAGAAGAACTCCACCATCATCTTCCCTCTACCAATTGAT CTTATTGCATCCTTTGGTACTCAGAAAAGGGATGTAACTCAATTCTGA
- the LOC125682331 gene encoding band 7 protein AGAP004871-like isoform X7, with protein sequence MTGKDFILVASNEEGQQTQYEADGDIGCCGYVLMGFSYILVALFFPFSLCLTIKVVQEYERAVIFRLGRVLPGGAKGPGLFFILPCIDDFKKVDMRTLTYDVPPQEILTKDSVTVAVDAVIFIRIFDATMATVNVSDAYQSTRLLASTTLRNVLGTRNMSELLTDREAIASNMQGLLDEATDPWGVKVERVEIKDVRLPIQLQRAMAAEAEASREARAKVVAAEGEQKASRALKEAADIMTESPAAIQLRYLQTLNSIAAEKNSTIIFPLPIDLIASFGTQKRDVTQF encoded by the exons GTCAGCAAACACAATATGAGGCTGATGGAGACATCGGTTGTTGTGGCTATGTTTTAATGGGATTTTCCTACATATTGGTGGCACTGTTTTTCCCATTCTCTCTCTGTTTAACAATTAAG GTGGTGCAGGAATATGAGAGGGCAGTCATTTTTAGGCTTGGGCGAGTTTTGCCTGGTGGAGCCAAAGGCCCAG GCTTATTCTTCATCCTACCCTGTATTGATGACTTTAAGAAGGTGGACATGAGAACCCTTACATATGATGTTCCACCTCAAGAG atcCTTACCAAAGACTCAGTCACAGTTGCTGTTGATGCAGTTATTTTTATAAGGATTTTTGATGCTACCATGGCAACAGTAAATGTTTCGGATGCATACCAGTCTACACGTCTTCTAGCATCCACCACTCTTAGAAACGTCCTTGGAACCAGGAACATGTCAGAACTTTTGACAGATAGGGAAGCCATCGCTTCCAATATGCAG GGTCTCCTTGATGAAGCAACTGATCCCTGGGGTGTTAAAGTAGAGAGAGTTGAAAT TAAAGATGTCAGACTTCCTATCCAGTTACAGAGAGCTATGGCTGCAGAGGCAGAGGCATCAAGAGAAGCCAGGGCCAAG GTTGTCGCTGCTGAAGGAGAACAGAAGGCCTCACGGGCTCTAAAGGAAGCTGCCGACATCATGACTGAATCACCAGCTGCAATCCAGCTTAGATACCTACAGACTCTGAACTCAATTGCTGCAGAGAAGAACTCCACCATCATCTTCCCTCTACCAATTGAT CTTATTGCATCCTTTGGTACTCAGAAAAGGGATGTAACTCAATTCTGA
- the LOC125682331 gene encoding band 7 protein AGAP004871-like isoform X4 — protein MMAELDRQDLELVSDSGVKGQQTQYEADGDIGCCGYVLMGFSYILVALFFPFSLCLTIKVVQEYERAVIFRLGRVLPGGAKGPGLFFILPCIDDFKKVDMRTLTYDVPPQEILTKDSVTVAVDAVIFIRIFDATMATVNVSDAYQSTRLLASTTLRNVLGTRNMSELLTDREAIASNMQGLLDEATDPWGVKVERVEIKDVRLPIQLQRAMAAEAEASREARAKVVAAEGEQKASRALKEAADIMTESPAAIQLRYLQTLNSIAAEKNSTIIFPLPIDLIASFGTQKRDVTQF, from the exons ATGATGGCTGAATTGGATAGACAGGATCTTGAGCTCGTCTCAGACTCGGGAGTAAAAG GTCAGCAAACACAATATGAGGCTGATGGAGACATCGGTTGTTGTGGCTATGTTTTAATGGGATTTTCCTACATATTGGTGGCACTGTTTTTCCCATTCTCTCTCTGTTTAACAATTAAG GTGGTGCAGGAATATGAGAGGGCAGTCATTTTTAGGCTTGGGCGAGTTTTGCCTGGTGGAGCCAAAGGCCCAG GCTTATTCTTCATCCTACCCTGTATTGATGACTTTAAGAAGGTGGACATGAGAACCCTTACATATGATGTTCCACCTCAAGAG atcCTTACCAAAGACTCAGTCACAGTTGCTGTTGATGCAGTTATTTTTATAAGGATTTTTGATGCTACCATGGCAACAGTAAATGTTTCGGATGCATACCAGTCTACACGTCTTCTAGCATCCACCACTCTTAGAAACGTCCTTGGAACCAGGAACATGTCAGAACTTTTGACAGATAGGGAAGCCATCGCTTCCAATATGCAG GGTCTCCTTGATGAAGCAACTGATCCCTGGGGTGTTAAAGTAGAGAGAGTTGAAAT TAAAGATGTCAGACTTCCTATCCAGTTACAGAGAGCTATGGCTGCAGAGGCAGAGGCATCAAGAGAAGCCAGGGCCAAG GTTGTCGCTGCTGAAGGAGAACAGAAGGCCTCACGGGCTCTAAAGGAAGCTGCCGACATCATGACTGAATCACCAGCTGCAATCCAGCTTAGATACCTACAGACTCTGAACTCAATTGCTGCAGAGAAGAACTCCACCATCATCTTCCCTCTACCAATTGAT CTTATTGCATCCTTTGGTACTCAGAAAAGGGATGTAACTCAATTCTGA
- the LOC125682331 gene encoding band 7 protein AGAP004871-like isoform X3, translating into MAAELKQRSSQKYGQFSDENLIVSARGQQTQYEADGDIGCCGYVLMGFSYILVALFFPFSLCLTIKVVQEYERAVIFRLGRVLPGGAKGPGLFFILPCIDDFKKVDMRTLTYDVPPQEILTKDSVTVAVDAVIFIRIFDATMATVNVSDAYQSTRLLASTTLRNVLGTRNMSELLTDREAIASNMQGLLDEATDPWGVKVERVEIKDVRLPIQLQRAMAAEAEASREARAKVVAAEGEQKASRALKEAADIMTESPAAIQLRYLQTLNSIAAEKNSTIIFPLPIDVMTTFMKK; encoded by the exons GTCAGCAAACACAATATGAGGCTGATGGAGACATCGGTTGTTGTGGCTATGTTTTAATGGGATTTTCCTACATATTGGTGGCACTGTTTTTCCCATTCTCTCTCTGTTTAACAATTAAG GTGGTGCAGGAATATGAGAGGGCAGTCATTTTTAGGCTTGGGCGAGTTTTGCCTGGTGGAGCCAAAGGCCCAG GCTTATTCTTCATCCTACCCTGTATTGATGACTTTAAGAAGGTGGACATGAGAACCCTTACATATGATGTTCCACCTCAAGAG atcCTTACCAAAGACTCAGTCACAGTTGCTGTTGATGCAGTTATTTTTATAAGGATTTTTGATGCTACCATGGCAACAGTAAATGTTTCGGATGCATACCAGTCTACACGTCTTCTAGCATCCACCACTCTTAGAAACGTCCTTGGAACCAGGAACATGTCAGAACTTTTGACAGATAGGGAAGCCATCGCTTCCAATATGCAG GGTCTCCTTGATGAAGCAACTGATCCCTGGGGTGTTAAAGTAGAGAGAGTTGAAAT TAAAGATGTCAGACTTCCTATCCAGTTACAGAGAGCTATGGCTGCAGAGGCAGAGGCATCAAGAGAAGCCAGGGCCAAG GTTGTCGCTGCTGAAGGAGAACAGAAGGCCTCACGGGCTCTAAAGGAAGCTGCCGACATCATGACTGAATCACCAGCTGCAATCCAGCTTAGATACCTACAGACTCTGAACTCAATTGCTGCAGAGAAGAACTCCACCATCATCTTCCCTCTACCAATTGATGTAATGACTACTTTCATGAAGAAATAA
- the LOC125682331 gene encoding band 7 protein AGAP004871-like isoform X6, protein MHNGSLGKVHPSQMEQEGQQTQYEADGDIGCCGYVLMGFSYILVALFFPFSLCLTIKVVQEYERAVIFRLGRVLPGGAKGPGLFFILPCIDDFKKVDMRTLTYDVPPQEILTKDSVTVAVDAVIFIRIFDATMATVNVSDAYQSTRLLASTTLRNVLGTRNMSELLTDREAIASNMQGLLDEATDPWGVKVERVEIKDVRLPIQLQRAMAAEAEASREARAKVVAAEGEQKASRALKEAADIMTESPAAIQLRYLQTLNSIAAEKNSTIIFPLPIDLIASFGTQKRDVTQF, encoded by the exons ATGCATAACGGAAGTTTGGGGAAAGTACATCCGTCGCAAATGGAACAAGAAg GTCAGCAAACACAATATGAGGCTGATGGAGACATCGGTTGTTGTGGCTATGTTTTAATGGGATTTTCCTACATATTGGTGGCACTGTTTTTCCCATTCTCTCTCTGTTTAACAATTAAG GTGGTGCAGGAATATGAGAGGGCAGTCATTTTTAGGCTTGGGCGAGTTTTGCCTGGTGGAGCCAAAGGCCCAG GCTTATTCTTCATCCTACCCTGTATTGATGACTTTAAGAAGGTGGACATGAGAACCCTTACATATGATGTTCCACCTCAAGAG atcCTTACCAAAGACTCAGTCACAGTTGCTGTTGATGCAGTTATTTTTATAAGGATTTTTGATGCTACCATGGCAACAGTAAATGTTTCGGATGCATACCAGTCTACACGTCTTCTAGCATCCACCACTCTTAGAAACGTCCTTGGAACCAGGAACATGTCAGAACTTTTGACAGATAGGGAAGCCATCGCTTCCAATATGCAG GGTCTCCTTGATGAAGCAACTGATCCCTGGGGTGTTAAAGTAGAGAGAGTTGAAAT TAAAGATGTCAGACTTCCTATCCAGTTACAGAGAGCTATGGCTGCAGAGGCAGAGGCATCAAGAGAAGCCAGGGCCAAG GTTGTCGCTGCTGAAGGAGAACAGAAGGCCTCACGGGCTCTAAAGGAAGCTGCCGACATCATGACTGAATCACCAGCTGCAATCCAGCTTAGATACCTACAGACTCTGAACTCAATTGCTGCAGAGAAGAACTCCACCATCATCTTCCCTCTACCAATTGAT CTTATTGCATCCTTTGGTACTCAGAAAAGGGATGTAACTCAATTCTGA
- the LOC125682331 gene encoding band 7 protein AGAP004871-like isoform X1 — MAAELKQRSSQKYGQFSDENLIVSARGQQTQYEADGDIGCCGYVLMGFSYILVALFFPFSLCLTIKVVQEYERAVIFRLGRVLPGGAKGPGLFFILPCIDDFKKVDMRTLTYDVPPQEILTKDSVTVAVDAVIFIRIFDATMATVNVSDAYQSTRLLASTTLRNVLGTRNMSELLTDREAIASNMQGLLDEATDPWGVKVERVEIKDVRLPIQLQRAMAAEAEASREARAKVVAAEGEQKASRALKEAADIMTESPAAIQLRYLQTLNSIAAEKNSTIIFPLPIDLIASFGTQKRDVTQF; from the exons GTCAGCAAACACAATATGAGGCTGATGGAGACATCGGTTGTTGTGGCTATGTTTTAATGGGATTTTCCTACATATTGGTGGCACTGTTTTTCCCATTCTCTCTCTGTTTAACAATTAAG GTGGTGCAGGAATATGAGAGGGCAGTCATTTTTAGGCTTGGGCGAGTTTTGCCTGGTGGAGCCAAAGGCCCAG GCTTATTCTTCATCCTACCCTGTATTGATGACTTTAAGAAGGTGGACATGAGAACCCTTACATATGATGTTCCACCTCAAGAG atcCTTACCAAAGACTCAGTCACAGTTGCTGTTGATGCAGTTATTTTTATAAGGATTTTTGATGCTACCATGGCAACAGTAAATGTTTCGGATGCATACCAGTCTACACGTCTTCTAGCATCCACCACTCTTAGAAACGTCCTTGGAACCAGGAACATGTCAGAACTTTTGACAGATAGGGAAGCCATCGCTTCCAATATGCAG GGTCTCCTTGATGAAGCAACTGATCCCTGGGGTGTTAAAGTAGAGAGAGTTGAAAT TAAAGATGTCAGACTTCCTATCCAGTTACAGAGAGCTATGGCTGCAGAGGCAGAGGCATCAAGAGAAGCCAGGGCCAAG GTTGTCGCTGCTGAAGGAGAACAGAAGGCCTCACGGGCTCTAAAGGAAGCTGCCGACATCATGACTGAATCACCAGCTGCAATCCAGCTTAGATACCTACAGACTCTGAACTCAATTGCTGCAGAGAAGAACTCCACCATCATCTTCCCTCTACCAATTGAT CTTATTGCATCCTTTGGTACTCAGAAAAGGGATGTAACTCAATTCTGA